In Tautonia rosea, the genomic window CACGACTTCCCCTCCGCCTTCGCCAAGAGCCAGCTCGCCGCCTCGACGCGATTGCCTCGCGAAGGGACGATCTTCGTCTCCGTCGCCCAACGCGACCGTCCCGGGGTCGTCCCCATCGCCCGCAAGCTCCTCGACCTGGGCTTCGACCTCATGGCCACCCCCGGCACCGGCGGGTTCCTGGCCGAGAACGGAATTGCCGTCACCACCGTGCGCAAGATTCAGGAAGGCCGACCCAATATCCTCGACCATCTGGCCAACAACGCCATCGCCCTGATCGTCAACACCCCCAGCGGCAAGGGAGCCCGTACCGACGAAGGGCGCATCCGCGCCTCAGCCGTCTCCCACGGCGTCCCCTGCATCACCACCCTCGCCGGCGCCCGCGCCGCCGTGGCCGCCCTGGAACGCCTCCGTGGTGACGAACTGGACGTTTACGCGATCCAGGACTTGCTACAATCTCAGTAATCACGATGCCCTGAGAATGGTCCTCCCACTCCCGATCCGAGACGGAGGCGACGAATGAGCCGGACTTCGCAAGGCGTGCGAGCGACCGTCGACGACCTGTATCAGATTGATGGGAATGCTGAACTGATCGACGGGAGGATCATCCCGCTCATGCCGACAGGCCACCTCCCCAATCAGGTCGCGGGCCGCATCTATCGCCGTCTCGCCGATTTCGTCGATGACCGGGGCACCGGATTCGTCTACACGGACAGTATGGGTTTCACCGTGCCGGAACTGGCTTCCAGGCGTGAATCGTTCTCCCCCGACGTCTCCTTCCTCGATGGTGAAGCCCCCGTCAATCGGATGCGATTCGTCGAAGGCCCCCCCACCTTCGCCGTCGAGGTCCGCAGCGACGTAGATTACGGACCTGCCGCCGACCGCTCCTACGCCGCCAAGCGTGCCGATTACTTCGAGGCCGGCATCCTCGTCGTCTGGGACATTGACCCCGTTGGCGAGGTCATTCGCTCCTACCGCCACGATCGCCCCGAGGCCCCGACTACCTTCACTCAGGGCCAGATTGCCGACGCCGAACCTGCCGTTCCCGGCTGGCGTCTGGAGGTCGATTCCGTCTTCCCTCCTCGGCCCTAGCGAACGCTCGTTCGCGTCGGGAAGGAAGCTCGACCCGTATTCGGGGGTCCCTGATGCCGCCTTCCCTCGCCACCTTTCACGAACAGCGGCATCGCCGCTTCGGCCGATCAAACCCAGAGCGCATGCACCTGGAACTCTGGGAGTGGATCGTCCGCGAGCGGATCGACCCCGCCGAACTCCGTCAGCACTATGGCCTCGATGCTTATCCCGACAACGGTCCCGACTGGTGCCCGGGTGATCTTGGCCAGCCCTGCATCGAATTGCCCGACGGCCGAATCCTTCGCGTCGCTGGCGAACACGAAGATTTCTACGATCCCGATTTCTGCATTTATAACCACGTTCTCGTCCAGACCCCCGACGACAGGATCGAGATCTACGGCTATCCCCGCGAGGTCTTCCCGCCGACCGACTTCCACACCGCCACGCTTGTCGGCGATCGGCTCATCATCATCGGCAACATGGGATACCCCGAGGATCGCCGGCCCGGCACGACCCCTGTCTTCAGCCTCGATCTTCGAACCTACCGCATAGACCCCGTCTCCACTCACGGCGAGGCTCCCGGCTGGATCTCCTCTCATTCGGCAACGCTCGACTCCCAACGATCAGGCATCACCGTCTCCGGCGGTCGGGTCTGGGTCGATCCGGAACCGCAAGGCATGCTCAGGCGTATGGTCGATCGCCTCCGACGTGTTCCGCAGTCGCAAGGCATTCTCAAACGCTCGGTTGATGAGTTCCGTCTCGACCTCACCACCGGCCTTTGGCAGCGCCTGACCGACCGGAGCGACTGGCGCGAATTCGAAATCGAGGTCCCGGAGCGGGTAATTGTCCCTTTCGAAAAAATCCTATTCTCAAACCTCGATCAAACCCTCCTTCCCTCGCGAATGCAGTTGACGCAGATCCCACTCCCAAAGGACGACCATGTCCTGTCGAGACGATTTCTGATCGAGGGGATTGCCGTTCAGACCTCCTGGGAGCTTGACTCAGTTCAGGTCCTGATTGAAGGTTCGCTCCCTCAAAACACGCTCACGCAACTTCTGAACGATCTGCGCCAAAACCTGATCAACACCTCCGAACTCTCCTCCTGGTTGGTGAGGGAAGTCCGTTGACCACTCCCCCTCAAATCGAGCCAAGCCGATGGACCTGATCCTCGCCAGCACGTCCCCGTACCGTCGTGCCCTGCTCGAACGCCTCGGCCTGCCCTTCCGCTGCCGGGCTCCTGGGGTCGATGAGGACGCGCTCAAGAACCAGGGGCTCTCCCCCCGAGAACTGGCCGATCGGCTGGCGATCGCCAAGGCCGACGCCGTTGCTCGGCTCGAACCGAATCCCGCCGCAATTGTGATTGGCTCCGATCAACTCGTCGCCTTCGAAGGGCGGGTCTTGGGTAAGCCGGGTTCGGTTGATCGAGCCGTCGAGCAGCTTCTTTCCCTCTCCGGACGCGATCATGAGTTGATCACGGCGATGGCCGTGATCCAGGGTTCTCACGTCATTCAACACACCGATGTCGCCCGTCTTCACGTCCGTCCCCTCAGTCAATCCGAGATCGAACGCTACGTCCTGGCTGATCAGCCGATCGACTGTGCCGGAGCCTACAAGCTCGAATCGCGAGGCATCGTTCTGTTTGAGCAAATCGACTGCGCCGATCATTCGGCGATCACCGGCCTCCCCTTGATGGCCCTGACGACCATCCTCCGAGATCTCGGCGTTCCCATCCCTTAATACCCGCGCCCTTGCTGCACCTCCTTGCGCTGTACGCCGGGATATTCGATACAAAACTTCCGTTGCACGCTTGTCACCCGAACTGGTGCTCAGTACACTGATGCCGGGTGTTCAGGTCAATCCGGTTTTGCGGGCACTCTATCGCCCAACCTCGCCGAACGACCTAACGGCTGACGTTGAGGGATGCTGCACGGAGGGACAACGATGTCAAGTCTCAGAACTCCTGAGTGGTCGCAGTCAGTGGCCCCGCAGATGGTCCGATCGATCCGCCCATCACTTCGCGAAGTCTGCCTCGTCGGATCGGCACAACCAGACGACTCTCCAGGCGTTGTTCGTCCGTCCGGCGAGGAGATGGTTCCTCATCTCGGCCGCGTCTATCGGGTCGCAGAGGCTCAGGATGCTCGGCCTCGTGACATTCGACAGTACCTCCATTTGGTCCCGCTCGTCCCGGCCCCCCTCCGAACCTGAATTCGACCGCTCGGATCAGTGCTTTTCGATGCGACGAAGCTTGATCGGAACACGAGGTACTCGGACCTCACCCGTTCAGCCGGGTGGTCAGCGGCCGATTGAGACCGAGGAACGAATGGAGCGGTTCGGTCATGCCCTTGCCCGTCCAGCATCCACCTCCTCAGACCGACGACCGGCCCCGCCGGGCCGTAATTCATGCGCCCGCGTTCAAGGCGGTGGAACTCGCCCAGCGAGGCCGGATGATCCTTGACGTGGCCGAGGCCGATCTTGCTGCCTCCGAATCCTTTCTCGGCCCCTTCCACGACACGTCCTGGTTCTTTCGCCGCGCCCTGGCCGATGCCCGCAATTCCTGGGACCGCCTCCGGGCTCGTTACGGACTCGCCGTGCTCGAGGCCGCGCTCGACGAGCCCCCGGCCACTGTTCTGACGCTCGGCCGATCATCCACGCCCGATGCCGTGCTCGTCGTCATCGCTGGCAAAACCTATGCGTTGCACCGTCAGCCCCCCTCGGTCGATGCCCCCCGCATCTGGCAATTGACGCGCATCCCTCTCTCCGACGACGGTCCCTTCCACGCGTGCCGACTCTCCGACGGCTCCACCCAATGCGATTGCGCCCACTGGATTTACGAGATCGCCGACCGATCTGACACGTTTTGCAAGCACCTTGCCGCGCTCGATGCCCTCGGCTGGCTCTGATGGCCGACGGATACGTTGCTCATTCCTTGCGGTTTCTCGCTCACTTGCCTAACCTCATTGGCAGCGAGATTTCCCGACGCGTCGATGTACGACCTCCTGATCGGGAAATTCACTTCCGAGGACACTCACCATGCGTTGGGAAGGCAGAAGACAGAGCGACAACATCGAAGACCGCCGTGGAATCCCCACTCGGGGCCTTGTCGTCGGGGGTGGGCTGGGCACCCTGATCCTGTTTGTGGTGCTGCTGGCACTCGGTGTCGACCCCCAGGCCTTGCTTCAGCAAATGCCTCCAGCGGATCCAGGGGCTGCCGGTGTCGGTGTTGATGCCGGCCCAAGGGCTCCGGTTGACCCTGAACAGGAGCGTCAGGCCGAGTTCGTTTCCGTTGTGCTCGCCGACACGGAGGATGTCTGGACTGAACTCTTTGCGTCCCAGGTTGGTCAACCCTACGAGGTTCCGAAGCTTGTGCTGTTCACCGGCAGTGTCAATACCGACGGATGCGGCTTCGCTGGCGCCGCGGTCGGTCCCTTCTATTGCCCGCTCGACCGCAAAGCGTATCTGGATCTCAGCTTCTTTGATGAATTGAGCAA contains:
- a CDS encoding Maf family protein, producing the protein MDLILASTSPYRRALLERLGLPFRCRAPGVDEDALKNQGLSPRELADRLAIAKADAVARLEPNPAAIVIGSDQLVAFEGRVLGKPGSVDRAVEQLLSLSGRDHELITAMAVIQGSHVIQHTDVARLHVRPLSQSEIERYVLADQPIDCAGAYKLESRGIVLFEQIDCADHSAITGLPLMALTTILRDLGVPIP
- a CDS encoding Uma2 family endonuclease → MSRTSQGVRATVDDLYQIDGNAELIDGRIIPLMPTGHLPNQVAGRIYRRLADFVDDRGTGFVYTDSMGFTVPELASRRESFSPDVSFLDGEAPVNRMRFVEGPPTFAVEVRSDVDYGPAADRSYAAKRADYFEAGILVVWDIDPVGEVIRSYRHDRPEAPTTFTQGQIADAEPAVPGWRLEVDSVFPPRP
- the ypfJ gene encoding KPN_02809 family neutral zinc metallopeptidase → MRWEGRRQSDNIEDRRGIPTRGLVVGGGLGTLILFVVLLALGVDPQALLQQMPPADPGAAGVGVDAGPRAPVDPEQERQAEFVSVVLADTEDVWTELFASQVGQPYEVPKLVLFTGSVNTDGCGFAGAAVGPFYCPLDRKAYLDLSFFDELSNRFGADGDFARAYVVAHEIGHHVQNLLGISDEVRSLQQSSRSEEEANRLSVRLELQADFLAGVWAHHADRLNQILESGDIEEALRAANAIGDDTLQRQAQGQVVPDSFTHGSSEQRVRWFRRGYQTGNLELIDELFSVPYNQL